The bacterium CG_4_10_14_0_2_um_filter_33_32 genomic interval TTACTGGAAGTATTGGGGTTATTATAACAATACCTAACCTTTCTAGCTTATATGACAAAATAGGATATAAAGAAGTTGTTATAAAGTCAGGAAAATTAAAAGATATTGGTTCTTCTACAAGAGAGCTAACAAGTGAAGAAAAGGATATTTTTCAGGGCTTGATCGATGATTTTTATGAGCGGTTTGTAGAAGTAGTTTCAGACGGCCGTAAAATGAGTAAAGATGAAGTTAAGAAAATTGCGGATGGCAGGATTTATTCTGGAAAACAGGCCAAAGCATTAAAATTGATTGATAATTTCGGCGGTTTAGACGAAGCTATTAGTGAAGCTAAAATTTTGGCTAATATACAAAATGCGCAAGTGATAGAATACCGCCATTCTTTTTGGGAAGATCTTTCAGGCGTAAGCAGCAGGATCGCTGAGAAAATTAAATTATTTAGTTTTCCTACAAAGAGTTCACCTTCATTAGAATATAAATGGATTGAATAAATTAAATAAATGATCTCTAAAATAAATTCAGCATCAATAGTCGGATTAGAGGCGGTTCCAGTAGAAGTGGAATCTGATATAAGCAACGGTTTGCCGAATTTTCTTATCGTTGGTTTACCTGATAAATCTGTTGAAGAAGCCAAAGAAAGAGTCAGATCTGCTGTTAAAAATTCAAATGCGGTTTTTCCAACAAAAAGAATAACTGTTAATTTAGCGCCCGCTGACTTAAGGAAAGAAGGGTCTTCTTTCGATCTGCCTGTAGCTGTATCAATCATGGCAGCATCAGGTCAAATAAAAGTAGATGACGGTGATTTATTTATAGGAGAATTAGCCTTAGATGGTATGTTAAGGAAAGTTAACGGTATTCTTTCCATTGTTATAATGGCCAGAGAAAGAGGGTTTAAGAATATATTTTTGCCGCTGGAAAATGAGAAAGAGGCATCTGCTGTTGAGGGTGTTAAAATCTTTCCCATAAAAAATTTAGAAGAATTAATGATGGGTTTAAGGGGTGATATTAATTTACGCAAAGTAGAAAGTAATCTTGATATAAAAGATTTTTTAAATAATGAAGAAGATATTCAAAGTGACTTAGATTTTTCTTTGGTTTCAGGGCAAGAGCACGCAAAAAGGGCATTAGAAATAGCTGCCTCTGGAGGTCATAATGTTTTAATGATAGGTCCTCCAGGAACAGGAAAGACATTATTAGCTAAGGCTTTTACAACAATATTGCCTAAGATGACATTTGAAGAAATGCTTGAAATATCCAGGATATATTCTGTTTCAGGTTTTTTAGAGCCAAATAAACCACTTCTAACAAAGCGCCCTTTTAGAAATCCTCATCATACGGCTTCCCGCATAGCTTTAGTCGGAGGAGGTCAAAGGCCCAAGCCTGGTGAGATTAGCCTTGCGCATAGGGGTGTTTTGTTTTTAGATGAATTTTCTGAGTTTCCGAAAGCCGTTTTAGAAGTTTTAAGACAGCCATTAGAAGATGGTAAAATTACTATTTCAAGGGCTTCGGCTAGCTTAACTTATCCGTCAGTTTTTATTCTTATTGCGGCTTCTAATCCTTGTCCTTGCGGATATCTGGGTGACGAAAGCAAAGAGTGTGTATGTTCAAATTCACAAATAATTAACTATTCGAAGAAAATATCAGGACCTATTATGGATAGGATAGATATACATATTAGAGTGCCGAGGGTTAAATATGATAAATTAAGAGATAATAGAAGCGCTGAGTCTTCTTTTATGATTAGGGAGCGAGTTGAAAAAGCCAGGGATATTCAAGTTTCCCGATTTGCTAATAAAAAAATTACATCAAACGCTGAGATGGGTGTTAGGGAAATAAAAGATTTTTGTATTGTAGACTCTGATACTGAATCTATTTTAAAACAAGCAGTAGATAATTTATCAATATCAGTTAGGGGATATCATAAAATTTTAAAACTAGCTAGAACAATCGCGGATTTAGAAAATGAGGATAATATAAAACAATATCATGTGACAGAAGCTATTCAATATAGGCAGGCTAGCTAATAATTCTTATTTAAAAAAAGTATAATATTGTTATAATATTTAAAGTTATTAAAAAAAAGAGATGGCAAAAAAACCCGTAATTAAAACTGTAAATCTCTGCAAATATTATCAGATGGGAAAAACAACGGTTCGTGCGAACCAAAAGATTAATATTGAGGTTTATTCTGGAGAATTTGTTATAATTTTTGGTCAATCAGGCTGCGGCAAGTCAACACTGATGAGCTTGTTGGCTGGTTTAGATGAGCCTACTTCAGGAGAGATCTTGGTAAGAGGTGAAAAACTGAA includes:
- a CDS encoding magnesium chelatase gives rise to the protein MISKINSASIVGLEAVPVEVESDISNGLPNFLIVGLPDKSVEEAKERVRSAVKNSNAVFPTKRITVNLAPADLRKEGSSFDLPVAVSIMAASGQIKVDDGDLFIGELALDGMLRKVNGILSIVIMARERGFKNIFLPLENEKEASAVEGVKIFPIKNLEELMMGLRGDINLRKVESNLDIKDFLNNEEDIQSDLDFSLVSGQEHAKRALEIAASGGHNVLMIGPPGTGKTLLAKAFTTILPKMTFEEMLEISRIYSVSGFLEPNKPLLTKRPFRNPHHTASRIALVGGGQRPKPGEISLAHRGVLFLDEFSEFPKAVLEVLRQPLEDGKITISRASASLTYPSVFILIAASNPCPCGYLGDESKECVCSNSQIINYSKKISGPIMDRIDIHIRVPRVKYDKLRDNRSAESSFMIRERVEKARDIQVSRFANKKITSNAEMGVREIKDFCIVDSDTESILKQAVDNLSISVRGYHKILKLARTIADLENEDNIKQYHVTEAIQYRQAS